In the genome of Pempheris klunzingeri isolate RE-2024b chromosome 3, fPemKlu1.hap1, whole genome shotgun sequence, one region contains:
- the cnga1a gene encoding cyclic nucleotide gated channel subunit alpha 1a → MTTSMAPSHLNVPPHTVTQVARGSKESNKDELSAPQLNRHHLLNMNNNNNSEEQKEKEAKENAEKEAKEKEEKEAKEKAEKEAKEKEEREKKEKEKEKPKELFVINPAGNLYYNWLFIITIPVMYNWTMIIARACFEELQHNFLLYWVFLDYSSDIIYVADMVFRTRTGYLEQGLLIKDKQLLQDRYTSSFQFRLDVVSMLPTDFLYLYFGLDYPEIRLNKLLRIGRMMEFFTRTETKTNYPNIFRIGNLIMYILIIIHWNACFYFSFSKAIGFGADDWVYPALDDPEQPDFGKPMRKYSFSLYWSTLTLTTIGETPPPDLDIEFLFHVCDFLVGVLIFATIVGNIATMISNMNAAQAQFQSRIDNIKQYMQVRKVSKDLELRVIKWFDYLWNNGKAQDEREVLRYLPDKLKAEIAIQVHMDTLKKVRIFADCEAGLLIELVLKLRPQVFSPGDYICKKGDIGREMYIIKDGKLAVVADDGVTQFVVLGSGSYFGEISILNIKGSKAGNRRTANIRSIGYSDLFCLSKDDLMESLIEYPDAKGMLEDKGRQILMKDGLIDLDPANIKPEAKELEEKVNKLYSAMELMQFKLKKILVNSKSSDKALRYRIKDLEHLTGEKVEDEDDEEEEVKKEEKEVEGEKKEDEKLEEGEGDGEKKEEEEKEEEKKDEEPTEEEKK, encoded by the exons ATGACCACTTCAATGGCCCCTTCTCACCTCAATGTGCCACCTCACACTGTAACACAAGTTGCCAGGGGCAGTAAAGAGAGCAACAAGGATGAGCT AAGTGCACCTCAATTAAATCGTCATCATCTGCTCAacatgaataacaataataacagtgaAGA acagaaggaaaaggaggcgaaggaaaatgcagaaaaggaggcaaaggaaaaagaggaaaaggaagcaaaagaaaaagcgGAAAAGGAGgcaaaggaaaaagaggaaagggaaaaaaaagagaaggaaaaagagaa GCCCAAAGAATTATTTGTCATTAATCCTGCTGGGAATTTGTATTACAACTGGCTGTTCATCATCACAATACCTGTCATGTACAACTGGACCATGATCATAGCCAG GGCTTGCTTTGAGGAGCTGCAGCATAACTTCCTCCTTTACTGGGTCTTTCTGGACTACTCGTCAGACATAATCTACGTGGCTGATATGGTTTTCAGGACAAGAACAG GTTACCTTGAGCAAGGACTGTTAATCAAAGACAAGCAGCTGCTACAGGATCGCTACACCAGCAGCTTCCAGTTTCGTCTCGATGTTGTCTCCATGTTGCCCACTGACTTCCTCTACCTCTACTTCGGCCTGGACTACCCAGAAATACGCCTCAACAAGCTGCTGCGAATCGGCCGCATGATGGAGTTCTTCACAAGGACCGAGACTAAAACCAACTATCCCAACATCTTCCGCATTGGAAACTTGATCATGTACATCCTCATTATCATCCACTGGAATGCCTGCTTCTACTTCTCTTTCTCCAAAGCCATTGGTTTTGGTGCAGATGACTGGGTTTACCCGGCCCTAGATGATCCAGAGCAGCCTGACTTTGGAAAGCCCATGAGAAAGTATTCATTTAGTCTCTACTGGTCCACACTGACCCTCACTACTATTGGAGAAACTCCACCACCAGACCTGGACATTGAATTTCTCTTCCATGTGTGTGACTTTTTAGTAGGGGTCTTGATCTTTGCCACTATTGTAGGAAACATTGCCACCATGATCTCCAATATGAATGCTGCCCAAGCTCAGTTTCAGTCCCGGATCGACAACATCAAGCAGTACATGCAG GTCCGAAAAGTCAGCAAGGATCTCGAGTTGCGAGTCATCAAGTGGTTTGATTATCTGTGGAATAACGGCAAGGCCCAGGATGAAAGAGAGGTGCTGAGGTATCTTCCAGACAAGCTAAAGGCTGAGATTGCCATCCAAGTCCACATGGACACACTGAAGAAAGTTCGTATTTTTGCAGACTGTGAGGCAGGCCTGCTGATTGAGCTTGTGCTCAAACTGCGGCCACAGGTGTTCAGCCCTGGAGACTATATCTGCAAAAAGGGTGACATTGGCCGTGAGATGTACATTATCAAAGATGGAAAACTGGCAGTAGTTGCTGATGATGGTGTCACACAGTTTGTTGTGCTTGGAAGCGGCAGCTATTTTGGTGAGATCAGTATCCTTAATATCAAAGGCAGCAAAGCAGGCAACCGGCGTACAGCCAACATCCGCAGCATTGGATACTCAGATCTCTTCTGCCTGTCCAAGGATGACCTGATGGAGTCACTGATAGAGTATCCGGATGCTAAAGGCATGCTTGAGGATAAAGGCCGGCAGATCCTGATGAAAGATGGTCTGATAGACTTGGACCCAGCTAACATCAAGCCTGAGGccaaggagctggaggagaaggtcAACAAATTGTACAGTGCAATGGAGCTGATGCAGTTCAAGCTGAAGAAGATTCTCGTAAATTCCAAGAGCTCTGATAAGGCTCTCAGATACCGCATCAAAGATCTGGAGCATCTAACAGGCGAGAAGGTAGAAGATGAGGATgacgaggaagaagaggtgaaaaaggaagagaaagaggtcGAAGGGGAGAAAAAGGAAGATGAAAAATTGGAAGAGGgggaaggagatggagagaaaaaggaagaagaggaaaaagaagaggagaaaaaagatgaggaacctacagaggaagagaaaaaataa